A region from the Roseivivax sp. THAF197b genome encodes:
- a CDS encoding TrbG/VirB9 family P-type conjugative transfer protein: protein MLFTRSLVFVIALLPGLASAEAIPRGGPNDSRVRLATYQEGQVYRLSVSLTHVTTVEFGEGESIRSIIAGDTEGFEIDGVPGGQAFAIKPVARGVHTNVTVYTNRRSYYFNVQEVRSPTFYVVQFHYPDDNARPTRAIAAQAPNYNYGASARTEFTPTRVWDDGTFTYFEFPRNAPVPAIFRYANGRERTVNTQATDDGVIRVSGVNRQWVLRIGDEVVCIAATPPAGVGS, encoded by the coding sequence TTGTTGTTCACAAGATCGCTTGTTTTTGTCATTGCCCTGTTGCCCGGCCTTGCCTCCGCCGAAGCAATTCCGCGTGGCGGTCCCAACGACAGCCGGGTTCGCTTGGCCACCTACCAGGAGGGTCAGGTCTACCGTCTCAGCGTCTCGCTCACCCATGTCACCACTGTCGAATTTGGAGAGGGTGAAAGCATCCGCTCAATCATCGCGGGCGACACGGAGGGCTTCGAGATTGACGGCGTCCCCGGCGGTCAGGCCTTTGCGATCAAGCCGGTGGCGCGCGGTGTCCATACAAACGTTACCGTCTACACGAACAGGCGGAGCTACTATTTCAACGTCCAGGAGGTCCGCAGCCCAACCTTCTACGTGGTGCAGTTCCACTATCCGGACGACAATGCACGGCCCACGCGTGCCATCGCGGCCCAGGCCCCGAATTACAATTACGGGGCCAGCGCGCGCACCGAGTTCACCCCGACCCGCGTCTGGGATGACGGGACCTTCACGTATTTCGAATTCCCGCGGAACGCGCCGGTGCCCGCGATCTTTCGTTACGCCAATGGCCGTGAGCGCACGGTCAACACGCAAGCCACCGACGATGGCGTGATCCGCGTCTCCGGGGTGAACCGGCAATGGGTGCTGCGGATCGGTGACGAGGTGGTCTGTATCGCGGCCACACCGCCTGCGGGGGTGGGATCATGA
- a CDS encoding tyrosine-type recombinase/integrase, which yields MPTTNLPAIRACRPAWNKGRIVGQKRPLEPKHVWAIRVRLEIAQRLRELALFSLAIDSKLRGCDLVKLKVADVYAAGHVKHRASIVQSKTHKPVSFEISEGTRKAIAVWLEAPLMIGSEHLWPGRFHERQHISTRQYARLVRNWVTSIGLEPSAYGTHSMRRTKVAQIYRKTGNLRAVQLLLGHTKMDSTVRYLGVELEDALAIAEAVEL from the coding sequence ATGCCGACTACAAACCTGCCAGCCATCCGAGCCTGCCGTCCCGCTTGGAACAAGGGCCGCATCGTCGGCCAGAAGCGTCCGCTCGAGCCGAAGCATGTGTGGGCGATCCGGGTCCGACTCGAGATCGCCCAGCGGCTTCGCGAACTGGCGCTCTTCAGTCTTGCCATCGACAGCAAGTTGCGCGGATGCGACCTTGTAAAGCTTAAGGTCGCTGACGTCTACGCGGCCGGACATGTCAAACACCGCGCTTCGATCGTCCAGAGCAAAACCCATAAGCCGGTGAGCTTCGAGATCAGCGAGGGAACGCGAAAAGCCATCGCGGTTTGGCTCGAGGCTCCACTGATGATCGGGTCGGAGCATCTCTGGCCCGGTCGCTTTCACGAACGCCAGCATATTTCAACAAGGCAATACGCCCGCCTCGTTCGGAATTGGGTGACGTCTATCGGTCTCGAGCCAAGCGCCTACGGCACGCACTCCATGCGCCGGACCAAGGTGGCGCAGATATATCGCAAGACTGGCAACCTCCGCGCAGTGCAGCTTCTCCTCGGCCATACGAAAATGGATAGTACGGTGCGCTACCTCGGCGTCGAGCTCGAAGATGCGCTCGCCATCGCGGAGGCGGTGGAACTCTAA
- a CDS encoding TrbI/VirB10 family protein, giving the protein MSDTGNADLEKRLAALEHGKGASSPPTPRRSPLLALVVVLVIGAGGALLYLMPQPEEEEALPTATPDVFQNEGDGFGAIETLPPPEPEVVLVAPEPVEPNAELLAQLAALQAQIEELRNAPEPVVEEDTAAAEAIDALTAQIAALQSASEAAQQQFRDELTARDRELEQLRMDLELAQLEANRPVPAPIGPTEDELRAREEERLRREEEARRLAELERRAAEERAFQERRIASPTIAFGGTSGANETALTERTFGEVTDFVLNGALPTSVTQAEVIANPSNTIIQGTMIQAVMETALYSSLPGQTRAVVSEDVFSFDGSRLLIPRGSRLIGRYRSGVDIAQRRVTIAWDRIILPAGQTVQISSFGGDELGRSGVTGFVDTRFDERFGSAALISLISAAPSAAAANVQDETTADVLEDVGDDLADATDSVIGDYLSIGPVIYVDQGARVTVMVDRDLEIF; this is encoded by the coding sequence ATGAGCGATACTGGAAACGCAGACCTCGAGAAACGCCTCGCTGCTCTCGAGCACGGCAAAGGCGCGAGCTCGCCCCCTACCCCACGGCGCTCACCGCTGCTTGCTTTGGTCGTCGTCCTCGTGATCGGCGCGGGCGGTGCCTTGCTCTATCTCATGCCACAACCCGAGGAAGAGGAAGCCCTGCCCACGGCGACGCCGGATGTGTTTCAAAACGAAGGCGACGGCTTCGGCGCCATCGAAACCCTGCCCCCACCCGAGCCCGAAGTGGTTTTGGTCGCTCCCGAGCCTGTCGAGCCCAATGCCGAGCTTCTGGCACAGCTCGCAGCCCTTCAGGCCCAGATCGAGGAATTGCGCAACGCGCCCGAACCCGTCGTCGAGGAAGACACGGCTGCCGCCGAAGCCATTGATGCACTGACAGCGCAGATCGCCGCCCTGCAGTCCGCCTCGGAAGCCGCACAGCAACAGTTTCGCGATGAGCTCACGGCCCGCGATCGCGAGCTTGAACAACTCCGCATGGATCTGGAACTGGCCCAACTCGAGGCCAACCGCCCCGTCCCCGCACCCATCGGTCCCACCGAGGACGAGTTGCGCGCGCGAGAAGAAGAACGGCTGCGCCGCGAGGAGGAAGCAAGACGGCTCGCGGAACTTGAGCGCCGCGCGGCCGAAGAGCGTGCGTTTCAGGAGCGCCGGATCGCCTCGCCCACCATCGCCTTTGGCGGCACATCAGGCGCGAATGAAACGGCACTGACCGAGCGCACCTTTGGCGAGGTGACGGATTTCGTGCTGAACGGCGCGCTGCCAACGTCCGTGACGCAGGCTGAGGTCATCGCCAACCCCTCCAACACCATCATCCAGGGCACGATGATCCAGGCCGTCATGGAAACCGCCCTCTACAGCTCCCTGCCCGGTCAGACCCGGGCCGTTGTTTCCGAAGACGTGTTCAGTTTCGATGGCAGCCGTCTCCTGATCCCGCGTGGGTCCCGCCTCATCGGGCGCTATCGCTCTGGCGTCGATATCGCGCAACGCCGGGTCACCATCGCTTGGGACCGGATCATCCTGCCCGCGGGCCAAACCGTCCAGATCAGCTCCTTCGGCGGTGATGAACTTGGCCGTTCGGGTGTCACCGGTTTCGTGGACACGCGCTTTGATGAGCGCTTTGGCTCGGCAGCGCTGATTTCGCTGATCTCCGCCGCGCCAAGCGCCGCCGCTGCCAATGTGCAAGATGAGACCACAGCGGATGTGCTCGAAGACGTGGGCGATGATCTGGCCGATGCCACAGACAGCGTGATCGGCGATTATCTCTCGATCGGTCCGGTCATCTATGTCGACCAGGGGGCCCGCGTCACAGTGATGGTCGACCGCGACCTGGAGATATTCTGA
- the nrdE gene encoding class 1b ribonucleoside-diphosphate reductase subunit alpha produces the protein MLDASVTADLDYHALNAMLNLYDEEGRIQFDADRKAARQYFLQHVNQNTVFFHSLDEKLGYLVDEGYYEPEVLAQYDRAFLHEIWDAAYALKFRFPTFLGAFKYYTSYTLKTRDGQRYLERYEDRVVMNALTLARGDTALALRLMTEIVEGRFQPATPTFLNAGKKARGEFVSCFLLRLEDNMESIGRGINSALQLSKRGGGVALMLTNIREHGAPIKGIENQSSGVIPVMKLLEDSFSYANQLGARQGAGAVYLNAHHPDILRFLDTKRENADEKIRIKTLSLGVVIPDITFELAKKNEDMYLFSPHDVEKVYGCAFSDLSVSEKYHEMVDDPRIRKNKINARAFFQTIAEIQFESGYPYIMFEDTVNRANPIAGRIAMSNLCSEILQVNEASEFNDDLSYAHMGTDISCNLGSMNIARAMDGGDLAASVGTAIRALNAVSEMSAIDSVPSIRKGNDRSHAIGLGQMNLHGYLARECIHYGSREGIDFTNIYFCTVLYHALTTSNSLARERGTHFEGFEKSAYADGSFFAKYVDRDWQPETDRVRDLFAKAGIPVPSRADWTALRDAVMKDGLYNRNLQAVPPTGSISYINNATSSIHPITSKVEIRKEGKIGRVYYPAPYMTNDNLEYYRDAYEIGPEAIIDTYAAATQHVDQGLSLTLFFPAEATTRDINRAQIYAWKKGIKTIYYIRLRQMALEGTEVQGCVSCSL, from the coding sequence ATGCTTGATGCAAGCGTAACCGCAGATCTCGACTACCACGCGCTGAACGCGATGCTGAACCTCTACGACGAGGAAGGCCGCATCCAGTTCGACGCCGACCGCAAGGCCGCGCGCCAATATTTCCTGCAACACGTTAACCAGAACACCGTGTTCTTCCACTCGCTGGATGAAAAGCTCGGCTACCTGGTAGATGAGGGGTACTACGAGCCCGAGGTACTGGCGCAATATGACCGCGCCTTCCTGCATGAGATCTGGGATGCCGCCTATGCGCTGAAATTCCGCTTCCCGACCTTCCTCGGCGCGTTCAAATATTACACCTCCTATACGCTGAAGACTCGCGACGGGCAGCGCTATCTTGAACGCTACGAGGACCGCGTGGTGATGAACGCGCTGACGCTGGCGCGTGGGGACACGGCGCTGGCGCTACGCCTGATGACCGAGATCGTGGAGGGCCGTTTTCAACCAGCGACGCCCACCTTCCTGAATGCCGGAAAGAAGGCCCGCGGCGAGTTCGTCTCGTGCTTCCTTCTGCGGCTCGAAGACAACATGGAAAGCATCGGACGCGGCATCAATTCGGCCCTTCAGCTCAGCAAGCGCGGCGGAGGCGTGGCCCTGATGCTGACCAACATCCGCGAACACGGCGCACCGATCAAAGGGATCGAGAACCAGTCCTCGGGTGTAATCCCGGTGATGAAGCTTCTTGAGGACAGCTTTTCCTACGCCAATCAGCTGGGCGCGCGTCAGGGCGCGGGCGCGGTCTATCTAAACGCGCACCATCCCGACATCCTACGCTTCCTCGATACCAAGCGCGAAAACGCCGATGAGAAGATCCGCATCAAAACGCTGTCCCTCGGTGTGGTGATTCCCGACATCACCTTCGAGTTGGCTAAGAAGAACGAGGACATGTATCTCTTCTCGCCGCATGACGTCGAAAAGGTCTATGGCTGCGCCTTCTCCGATCTTTCCGTCTCCGAGAAGTATCACGAGATGGTCGACGATCCGCGAATCCGAAAAAACAAGATCAACGCGCGCGCCTTCTTTCAGACCATAGCCGAGATCCAGTTCGAAAGCGGCTATCCCTACATCATGTTCGAAGACACGGTGAACCGTGCCAATCCCATCGCGGGTCGCATAGCCATGTCGAACCTCTGCTCCGAGATCCTGCAGGTGAACGAGGCGTCGGAATTCAACGACGATCTGAGCTACGCCCATATGGGCACCGACATCTCGTGCAATCTGGGCTCGATGAACATCGCTCGGGCGATGGATGGCGGCGATCTGGCGGCCTCGGTTGGCACGGCGATCCGCGCGTTGAACGCGGTTTCCGAGATGAGCGCTATCGACAGCGTGCCTTCGATCCGAAAGGGCAATGACCGCAGCCATGCGATCGGGCTGGGGCAAATGAACCTACACGGCTATCTGGCGCGCGAATGCATCCATTACGGATCGCGCGAAGGGATCGACTTCACCAATATCTACTTCTGCACAGTGCTCTACCACGCGCTTACCACCTCGAACTCTTTGGCGCGAGAACGCGGCACGCACTTTGAGGGCTTTGAGAAATCCGCCTATGCCGACGGGTCGTTTTTCGCCAAATACGTCGATCGCGACTGGCAGCCCGAAACCGACCGTGTCCGCGATCTCTTCGCAAAAGCGGGCATCCCGGTGCCTTCTCGCGCGGATTGGACGGCCCTGCGAGACGCGGTGATGAAAGACGGACTTTATAACCGCAACCTGCAGGCCGTGCCGCCCACCGGGTCAATCAGCTATATCAATAACGCCACCTCCTCGATCCATCCGATCACTTCGAAGGTCGAGATCCGCAAGGAGGGCAAAATTGGCCGGGTCTACTACCCCGCCCCCTACATGACCAACGACAACCTCGAATATTACCGCGATGCCTACGAAATCGGCCCGGAGGCTATCATTGACACCTATGCAGCGGCGACGCAGCATGTCGATCAGGGCCTTTCGCTGACCCTGTTCTTCCCCGCCGAGGCTACGACGCGCGACATCAACCGTGCGCAGATCTATGCGTGGAAGAAAGGCATCAAGACAATCTACTACATTCGCCTGCGCCAAATGGCCCTTGAAGGGACCGAGGTGCAGGGCTGCGTTTCCTGTTCCCTGTGA
- a CDS encoding ATPase, T2SS/T4P/T4SS family translates to MSLSYLQTSLDRIDAAARDDVIEICINPDGTCWGEFQGDHFMRKLDQALTATDVKDLGNQIASSANTTMSKDRPIVSVSITYKGRPIRAQVITSPAVLSAMSISLRFFSSLPLDGIALDFLYGKERKLEELRLEKTRELREVVAAGVIEDALAFCVDNKLNMIVSGGTSTGKTVAARKILAHVPSAERIVTIEEAAELLLTQPNAVTLIANRDAEFQTADVLLTATLRMRPDRIILGEVRGKEAMTFLEAINTGHGGSMTTLHAETPQLDVQRLAIAALKTEIPMTYTDMIQYIENSIDVIIQVGRHDGKRGITEFYLPGANEIGASQ, encoded by the coding sequence ATGTCGCTGAGTTATCTCCAGACCTCTCTCGACCGGATCGATGCCGCCGCCCGCGACGATGTCATCGAGATCTGCATCAATCCCGACGGCACCTGCTGGGGAGAATTTCAGGGCGATCACTTCATGCGAAAGCTGGACCAGGCACTGACCGCGACGGACGTGAAGGACCTCGGCAACCAGATCGCCTCCTCCGCCAACACCACGATGAGCAAGGACCGCCCGATCGTCTCGGTCTCGATCACCTACAAGGGGCGGCCGATCCGGGCGCAGGTCATTACCTCGCCCGCCGTGCTCTCGGCCATGTCGATCAGCCTTCGGTTCTTCTCAAGCCTGCCGCTTGACGGGATCGCGCTCGACTTCCTCTATGGCAAGGAGCGCAAACTGGAAGAGCTCCGTCTCGAGAAAACCCGCGAACTCCGCGAGGTCGTGGCCGCGGGCGTAATCGAAGATGCGCTGGCCTTCTGCGTAGACAACAAGCTCAACATGATCGTCTCGGGCGGCACCTCCACCGGCAAGACCGTCGCCGCGCGGAAGATCCTTGCTCATGTGCCGTCCGCGGAACGCATCGTCACCATCGAGGAAGCCGCCGAGCTTCTGTTGACCCAGCCCAATGCCGTAACCCTCATCGCCAATCGCGACGCGGAGTTCCAGACTGCTGACGTGCTGCTCACTGCCACGCTGCGCATGCGCCCCGACCGGATCATCCTCGGCGAGGTGCGCGGCAAGGAGGCCATGACCTTCCTGGAGGCTATCAATACCGGCCATGGCGGGTCCATGACTACCCTTCATGCCGAAACCCCGCAACTCGACGTGCAGCGTCTGGCCATCGCCGCGCTCAAGACCGAGATCCCGATGACCTATACCGACATGATCCAGTACATCGAGAACTCCATCGATGTGATCATCCAGGTCGGCCGCCATGACGGCAAACGCGGCATCACCGAATTCTACCTCCCCGGCGCCAATGAGATCGGAGCTTCCCAATGA
- a CDS encoding peptidase S41: MSMIEDLKRIERLVLPTDPSFRAIDIEEMDRHINDVRQNALATEKDAFLLSLMRLLALPGNGHTRLIPNHAISVLPLRFVTVGTAVRLLGVPTDFDASTGSELVSINDFPVSEIEDAASPFLAGTRQRKRVIGPILFAWPSALVRLGVCSENGPIKYQMRDQTGRLIELVPDWKNRVPGSSLYPRNEHGKSEVTWPHGTFLEIKDFGRHGLLMVLPSFFDPGETMLANAIDEASELARSRPSTPLLIDIRGNTGGNFFKALPLIDAISEGGEDRRVGVIVDKFTFSAAIVFVAILKHRLGARLRLIGEEMGDDLTFFAEGGAIDLSTDGAVARYSSAFHDWAQGRIDETTPRAIAKEIVAVGKLELDCRWIAAAQDREARDLFCREFLADLQS, from the coding sequence ATGTCGATGATCGAAGATTTAAAGAGAATTGAGAGATTGGTCTTGCCGACCGATCCGAGCTTTCGTGCCATCGATATCGAGGAAATGGATCGTCACATCAATGACGTCCGGCAAAATGCACTCGCGACAGAAAAGGATGCGTTTCTTCTGTCTCTGATGCGACTTCTCGCACTTCCGGGGAATGGGCATACTCGCCTGATCCCGAACCATGCGATCTCGGTGCTGCCGCTTCGCTTTGTAACGGTAGGGACGGCCGTGCGATTGCTCGGTGTCCCGACTGATTTCGACGCGTCGACCGGGAGCGAATTGGTTTCCATCAATGACTTTCCCGTCAGCGAGATCGAGGACGCCGCATCGCCTTTTCTGGCGGGAACGAGACAGCGAAAACGGGTCATTGGGCCAATCCTCTTCGCCTGGCCGAGTGCATTGGTCCGTTTGGGCGTGTGTTCCGAAAACGGGCCGATCAAATACCAGATGCGCGACCAGACGGGGCGGCTCATCGAGCTTGTTCCGGATTGGAAGAACAGGGTTCCCGGATCATCACTTTACCCGCGAAACGAGCATGGGAAATCCGAAGTGACCTGGCCTCATGGGACCTTTTTAGAGATCAAGGATTTCGGCCGACACGGACTGCTGATGGTGCTTCCGAGCTTCTTCGATCCCGGTGAAACGATGCTCGCCAATGCGATTGACGAAGCGTCGGAGCTGGCACGGTCGCGCCCCTCGACGCCCCTTCTAATCGATATCAGAGGAAATACAGGCGGCAACTTCTTCAAGGCCCTGCCATTGATCGACGCGATCTCGGAGGGCGGAGAGGACCGGCGGGTTGGTGTTATTGTCGACAAGTTCACCTTCTCTGCTGCAATCGTCTTCGTCGCCATCCTGAAACACCGCCTCGGAGCGCGGCTTAGATTGATTGGCGAAGAGATGGGGGACGACCTTACGTTCTTCGCGGAAGGTGGGGCAATTGACCTGTCGACAGACGGCGCGGTTGCCCGATACTCATCCGCCTTTCATGACTGGGCTCAAGGTCGGATCGACGAGACCACCCCGAGAGCGATCGCGAAAGAGATCGTCGCGGTCGGAAAACTGGAGTTAGACTGTCGCTGGATTGCGGCTGCGCAAGATCGTGAAGCGCGCGATCTTTTCTGCCGGGAGTTTCTCGCCGATCTGCAATCATGA
- a CDS encoding virB8 family protein — protein sequence MVSEQEVIEEELVYGALRRERFWQRLGLVGLIFGILGCLSAAAVAILDVDPPPVVVPYDPATGFALPEASVGASSVTANQAIIEAEVFRYVTDREVYNQLDNDLRIRSVLRRSDGAAESGLRQIWNSANENYPPTVYGPNARLDVEILSINRIGTNRATVRLRKRLTSINGTQTGLFTATLLFEFRPETRRSIDEVWTNPFGFTVLEYSIRSDRLEN from the coding sequence GTGGTGAGTGAACAAGAAGTCATCGAAGAAGAGCTGGTCTATGGCGCGTTGCGCCGTGAACGGTTCTGGCAACGCCTTGGGCTCGTCGGGCTGATCTTCGGCATCCTCGGGTGCCTGAGCGCCGCGGCTGTCGCAATCCTCGATGTCGACCCCCCGCCCGTTGTTGTCCCCTATGATCCCGCCACCGGCTTTGCACTCCCCGAAGCCTCGGTGGGCGCCTCCTCGGTGACCGCCAACCAGGCGATCATCGAGGCGGAAGTCTTCCGCTATGTGACCGACCGGGAGGTCTATAACCAGCTCGACAATGACCTGCGCATCCGAAGTGTCCTGCGCCGCTCGGACGGGGCTGCAGAGAGCGGGCTGCGCCAGATCTGGAACAGCGCCAACGAGAATTACCCGCCGACGGTCTATGGCCCCAATGCGCGGCTCGACGTGGAAATCCTCAGCATCAACCGGATCGGAACCAACCGCGCGACGGTCCGCCTGCGCAAGCGCCTGACGTCCATTAACGGCACCCAGACCGGCCTCTTCACTGCGACGCTACTCTTCGAGTTCCGCCCGGAGACCCGTCGCTCCATCGATGAGGTCTGGACCAATCCATTCGGCTTCACGGTCCTCGAATATTCCATCCGCTCCGACAGATTGGAGAATTAA
- the nrdF gene encoding class 1b ribonucleoside-diphosphate reductase subunit beta, with protein MKDFIQTQSRPIPRAINWNRLEDDKDLEIWNRLTVNFWLPEKVPLSNDVQSWSQLTEDERALTIRVFTGLTLLDTIQNCVGAPTLMADAITPHEEAVLSNIAFMEAVHARSYSSVFSTLCQTAEVDEAFRWSAESEHLQAKSRLILDEYDATASPLRKKIASVFLESFLFYSGFYLPMHWSSRARLTNTADLIRLIIRDEAIHGYYVGYKFQRGLERIGAAEQTELKDFAFSLLFDLYEIEARYTEHLYDQLGLTEDVKQFLHYNANKALQNLGFEALFPDEACKVNPAIMAALSPNSDENHDFFSGSGSSYVIGKAVATEDDDWDF; from the coding sequence ATGAAAGACTTCATCCAAACACAATCCCGCCCGATCCCCCGCGCGATCAACTGGAACCGTCTGGAAGACGACAAGGACCTGGAAATCTGGAACCGGCTGACGGTCAATTTCTGGCTGCCGGAGAAGGTGCCGCTGTCCAACGATGTGCAAAGCTGGTCGCAACTGACCGAGGATGAGCGCGCGCTGACGATCCGCGTCTTCACCGGGCTGACGCTTCTGGACACGATACAGAACTGCGTGGGCGCGCCGACATTGATGGCAGATGCAATCACTCCGCACGAAGAGGCGGTGCTGAGCAATATAGCCTTCATGGAGGCCGTGCATGCGCGCAGCTATTCGTCGGTCTTCTCGACCCTGTGCCAGACCGCCGAGGTCGACGAAGCCTTCCGTTGGTCAGCCGAAAGCGAGCATCTGCAAGCCAAGTCACGGCTGATCCTCGACGAATACGATGCAACCGCTTCGCCCCTGCGCAAGAAGATCGCAAGCGTCTTTCTCGAAAGCTTTCTGTTCTATTCCGGCTTCTACCTGCCGATGCATTGGTCCTCGCGGGCACGGCTGACCAACACCGCCGACCTGATCCGCCTGATCATCCGCGACGAGGCGATCCATGGGTACTATGTCGGTTACAAATTCCAGCGCGGGTTGGAACGGATCGGCGCGGCCGAACAAACAGAGCTGAAGGACTTCGCTTTTTCGCTTCTGTTCGATCTCTACGAGATCGAGGCACGCTATACCGAACACCTTTACGACCAGCTGGGCCTGACCGAGGATGTGAAGCAGTTCCTGCACTACAACGCCAATAAGGCGCTACAGAACCTCGGCTTCGAGGCGCTGTTTCCCGACGAAGCTTGCAAGGTCAATCCGGCGATCATGGCCGCGCTCTCGCCCAATTCGGACGAAAATCACGACTTCTTCTCTGGATCGGGCTCGTCCTACGTGATCGGCAAGGCGGTCGCGACGGAAGACGACGATTGGGACTTCTGA
- a CDS encoding type IV secretion system protein: MSVVTYFVETAEGYLNTAAETQFGAVAATVGTMLVLGTTFVVILVFINTIYQYRAMDGRTAIWLAVKVALIGAFATNWVQFNILAAAILNGIDSIAGSLVASVGGGSPGPSGTFAEEFDDLIAALGDYLNAAGSELNWMAGALLDTLGVLLLSILGGLAAFIVVASRLMIALLIGIAPVMIFLTLFEVTKDYFARWLSALISFAMYPIVVAGVFATITGVSRALLAELGDPEGASNIGALIPFFMMVLMAKGFIIATPFLVRAISGNIMMPALSAGFGGSYAFARGLAGSQQVYNRYAIGGATGAEYAALRARQFFGVQALPSRPNTAGGPTAAPPRDGTGTGARMLAQLSRLGRLGRR; the protein is encoded by the coding sequence ATGAGCGTCGTCACCTACTTCGTGGAAACGGCGGAAGGCTATCTAAATACCGCTGCCGAGACACAATTTGGCGCGGTCGCTGCAACAGTCGGAACGATGCTCGTCCTCGGCACCACGTTCGTTGTCATTCTGGTTTTCATCAACACGATCTACCAGTATCGCGCCATGGACGGGCGCACGGCCATTTGGCTCGCCGTGAAGGTCGCGCTGATAGGCGCATTTGCAACCAACTGGGTACAGTTCAACATCCTTGCTGCGGCGATCCTGAACGGGATCGACAGCATTGCCGGGTCGCTCGTGGCCTCTGTCGGCGGCGGATCACCGGGCCCATCCGGTACCTTCGCAGAGGAGTTCGATGACCTGATCGCAGCGCTCGGGGACTATCTGAATGCCGCGGGGTCTGAACTGAACTGGATGGCAGGTGCCCTGTTGGACACACTTGGCGTTTTGCTGCTCTCGATCCTCGGTGGCTTGGCGGCGTTCATAGTCGTTGCGTCCAGGCTCATGATCGCTCTACTTATCGGGATCGCGCCGGTCATGATCTTCCTGACACTGTTTGAAGTGACCAAGGATTATTTCGCGCGCTGGCTTTCGGCGCTGATTTCCTTTGCGATGTACCCGATTGTCGTTGCCGGCGTGTTCGCAACGATCACGGGTGTCTCGCGAGCGCTTCTTGCCGAGCTGGGCGACCCGGAAGGCGCCTCCAACATCGGCGCGCTCATCCCGTTCTTCATGATGGTGCTGATGGCGAAGGGATTCATCATAGCAACGCCCTTCCTTGTTCGGGCGATCTCCGGAAACATCATGATGCCAGCACTCTCAGCCGGCTTTGGAGGAAGCTATGCCTTTGCCCGAGGGCTTGCCGGCAGCCAACAGGTCTACAACCGGTACGCCATCGGAGGTGCGACTGGCGCGGAGTACGCAGCCCTGCGCGCGCGCCAATTCTTTGGTGTTCAAGCGTTGCCAAGCCGACCCAACACTGCGGGAGGGCCAACTGCAGCTCCTCCCCGCGACGGGACCGGCACAGGAGCCCGAATGCTTGCACAGCTTTCAAGGTTGGGTCGCCTCGGCAGGCGGTGA
- the nrdH gene encoding glutaredoxin-like protein NrdH, with protein MTITVYSKPACVQCTATTRALDARGLPYEVVDLTEDAAAMDRVQALGYRQAPVVVAGEDHWAGFRPDMIGRLS; from the coding sequence ATGACCATCACCGTCTATTCCAAACCTGCCTGTGTGCAATGCACCGCGACCACCCGCGCGCTCGATGCCCGCGGCTTGCCCTATGAGGTCGTCGATCTGACCGAGGATGCCGCAGCGATGGATCGGGTCCAGGCGTTGGGCTACCGCCAGGCCCCAGTGGTCGTCGCGGGCGAGGACCACTGGGCGGGCTTTCGTCCCGACATGATCGGTCGGCTGTCCTAA
- the nrdI gene encoding class Ib ribonucleoside-diphosphate reductase assembly flavoprotein NrdI → MAGLVYFSSGSGNTARLVERLGLPAVRLPIRKSDPLPQTDGPFVLISPTYADAEGRGAVPKQVIRFLNDPSARARLRGVIAGGNRNFGSTFAMAGDVIAAKCGVPVLYRFELAGTDTDITRIRSGLARFWADQEDKTCLMQA, encoded by the coding sequence ATGGCCGGGCTGGTCTACTTCTCAAGCGGGTCGGGCAATACGGCGCGGCTGGTGGAACGGCTGGGCCTGCCCGCGGTACGCCTGCCCATCCGCAAGAGTGATCCGCTGCCGCAGACGGATGGCCCCTTCGTGCTGATCAGCCCGACCTATGCCGATGCCGAGGGCCGCGGCGCGGTGCCGAAACAGGTCATCCGTTTTCTCAACGACCCTTCAGCTCGTGCGCGCTTGCGCGGCGTCATCGCAGGCGGCAATCGCAACTTCGGATCCACGTTCGCAATGGCCGGCGACGTGATCGCCGCCAAATGCGGCGTGCCCGTCCTGTACCGGTTCGAATTGGCTGGAACCGACACTGACATCACCCGCATCCGCTCCGGGCTCGCCCGGTTTTGGGCCGATCAAGAGGACAAGACATGCTTGATGCAAGCGTAA